In Erigeron canadensis isolate Cc75 chromosome 6, C_canadensis_v1, whole genome shotgun sequence, the following are encoded in one genomic region:
- the LOC122606134 gene encoding wall-associated receptor kinase-like 6, whose protein sequence is MKLFQAYYIFIFLSLSVASKELGHYAKKGCRDKCGNVRIPYPFGIGPKCALNEWYVVDCNSSTPYLHALNYRFEIVSVSLINQKITVKTPKPIFSNCQNPVTNITQMDTIDLGGSPFWLSPLHNTFVFEGCGNAVLTDNGSTELTGCSTACLINRTLSDRNSNCFGINCCQTAIPRYLKSYNFSLNELEEQGGDRACGSAFVMDTSLYTNQSRSSISSSLEGETFVPISLLWTLSQNDYDRVTCSFYRQYFIVLLGNGTSLDTWKCHLHDSYEGNPYLEEATMNDVCAKCRADGSYCDIDYIYNIDDGSVYKQDYSCGSKKNDDEADNTLLFVSLGFTINIVVPFVVLVSWGYWHLVGDCITRIKGKSQQERFFKRNGGILLKQQAEANPSLVDKTILFTSRVLAKATDDFNENRVLGRGGQGTVYKGMLADGRIVAVKKSKVVDESQLEHFINEVVILSQINHRNVVKLLGCCLETEVPMLVSEFISNGTLYGSLHSDSDEFLFTLNMRLQIAIEVAGALAYLHSAALIPIYHRDIKTTNILLDENYRAKVSDFGTSRLVSIDQTHLTTLVKGTFGYLDPEYFQSSQFTEKSDVYSFGVVLVELITGEKPISVARFGEHRNLATHFTCAMEEGRVMSILDAKMIKEANGDELLLIANLALQCLNPNGKNRPTMKEVFTELETIRTSQIPSTVQPIVDNVIYGEELSQQPYGESTSTSLSWDSISHIGR, encoded by the exons atgaagttATTTCAAGCTTACTATATATTTATCTTCCTTTCATTAAGTGTTGCATCAAAAGAGCTTGGCCATTACGCCAAGAAAGGGTGCCGTGATAAGTGTGGGAATGTTAGGATTCCGTACCCTTTTGGAATCGGGCCAAAGTGTGCTCTCAACGAATGGTACGTCGTGGATTGCAACTCCTCGACGCCATACCTACATGCACTCAATTACCGCTTTGAAATTGTAAGTGTTAGCTTGATAAATCAAAAAATCACAGTTAAAACACCAAAACCAATATTCTCTAACTGCCAAAATCCAGTTACGAATATCACTCAGATGGACACCATCGATCTTGGTGGGAGCCCCTTCTGGCTCTCCCCACTACACAATACATTTGTTTTCGAGGGGTGTGGTAATGCTGTATTGACAGATAATGGGAGTACTGAGCTAACGGGGTGTTCCACGGCTTGTCTCATTAACAGGACTCTTAGCGACAGAAACAGTAACTGCTTTGGCATAAATTGTTGCCAAACCGCAATTCCTCGTTATCTCAAATCCTACAATTTTAGCCTTAACGAGTTGGAAGAGCAGGGCGGTGATAGAGCCTGTGGGTCTGCCTTTGTGATGGATACAAGTTTGTACACTAATCAAAGCCGATCATCTATTTCTAGCAGCTTGGAAGGAGAAACTTTTGTTCCGATATCACTTCTGTGGACTCTATCACAGAATGACTACGATCGAGTCACTTGTTCATTCtatagacaatatttcatagtCCTTCTGGGTAATGGAACTTCATTAGATACTTGGAAATGCCACCTCCATGATTCATACGAAGGAAATCCTTATTTAGAAG AGGCGACTATGAATGATGTGTGTGCAAAGTGTAGAGCTGATGGAAGCTACTGTGAcatcgattatatatataacattgatGATGGTTCTGTTTACAAACAGGACTATTCTTGTGGTAGCAAAAAGAATGATGATGAAGCTGATAATACACTGTTGTTCGTTAGTTTAG GTTTTACTATAAACATAGTTGTACCATTTGTTGTGCTAGTGAGCTGGGGATATTGGCACTTAGTCGGGGATTGTATCACGAGAATAAAAGGCAAGAGTCAACAAGAGAGGTTTTTTAAACGCAATGGTGGTATATTATTAAAACAACAAGCCGAAGCTAACCCATCTTTGGTTGATAAAACCATACTTTTCACATCACGTGTGTTGGCGAAGGCCACTGATGACTTCAACGAAAACAGAGTTCTTGGCCGAGGAGGTCAAGGTACGGTGTATAAGGGGATGTTAGCGGATGGAAGGATTGTGGCAGTCAAAAAATCAAAGGTGGTTGATGAAAGCCAATTAGAGCATTTCATCAATGAAGTGGTCATTCTTTCACAAATCAATCATAGGAACGTGGTCAAACTTTTGGGATGCTGCTTAGAGACAGAGGTTCCTATGCTAGTTTCTGAATTCATCTCAAATGGGACCTTGTATGGTAGCCTTCACAGTGATAGTGACGAGTTCCTTTTTACATTAAATATGAGGTTACAAATAGCTATAGAGGTTGCAGGAGCACTTGCTTACTTGCATTCAGCAGCATTAATTCCAATATACCATAGGGACATCAAAACCACTAACATACTCTTGGATGAAAACTACAGGGCCAAAGTCTCTGACTTTGGAACTTCAAGGTTGGTATCAATCGATCAGACTCACTTGACTACCTTGGTAAAAGGTACGTTTGGCTACCTAGATCCTGAATATTTCCAATCCAGCCAATTTACCGAGAAGAGTGACGTTTATAGTTTTGGAGTTGTTTTGGTTGAACTGATAACCGGAGAAAAACCAATATCTGTAGCTAGATTTGGAGAACACAGAAATCTGGCCACACACTTTACGTGTGCTATGGAAGAAGGGCGTGTTATGTCTATTCTTGATGCAAAGATGATTAAAGAGGCTAATGGGGATGAACTTCTTCTAATAGCTAACCTTGCATTGCAATGCTTGAATCCGAATGGAAAGAATAGGCCAACAATGAAAGAAGTATTTACAGAGTTGGAAACCATAAGAACATCACAAATTCCATCAACGGTTCAACCCATTGTCGATAACGTTATATATGGGGAGGAATTATCTCAGCAGCCATATGGTGAATCAACATCAACATCCTTGAGTTGGGATAGTATTAGTCATATAGGTAGATAG